A window of Chryseobacterium sp. IHB B 17019 genomic DNA:
GGTATTTTGGTTTGTCACGATGCGTTGGAAAATGTAGTGGATGAAGCCATTCAAAAAAACTGTAATTTGATAGTATGTTTTCACCCGATTATTTTTTCAGGGTTAAAATCTTTAACAGGGAAAAACTATGTTGAAAGGGCAGTTTTAAAAGCAATCGAAAACAAAATCGCAATTTATGCCATTCACACTGCTTTTGATAATGATTTCTTTGGGGTAAACTGGGGAATCTGTAATCAATTGGGATTGAAAAATGTAAAGATTCTTCAGCCTAAAAAAAATAATCTAAAGCAATTAACGGTTTTCGTTCCAAAAGATCATTCCGAAAAAGTAAGGGAGGCACTTTTCTCAGCCGGAGCCGGAAACATCGGTTTTTACGACGAATGCAGCTTTACTATCAATGGAAACGGGACTTTCCGCCCGATAGAAGGCTCAAATCCTTTTTCAGGTCAGCAAAATATTCGTGAAAACGCTGATGAGGACATGATTTCCGTAATTTTTGAAGATTATAAACAAGGTCAGATTGTTTCGGCGATGAAAAATGCGCATCCTTATGAAGAAGTTGCCCATCAGATTTACAGTCTGGATAATTCCAATCAATATTCTGGGCTGGGAATGTACGGCGATTTTGAAGAGCCGATGGAGGAGAAGTATTTCCTTAAATTTGTGAAAGAAAAATTCAATCTCGAAGTAATCAGGCATTCTGATTTTAATAATAAAAAAATTAAAAGAGTAGGGGTTTTAGGTGGTTCCGGAGCCAGTGGAATACGGTCTGCCATTTCCAGGAAATGTGATGCGTATCTTACCGGAGATGTGAAATACCACGATTTTTTCCTTGCTGAAGCAAAAATGCTGATCTGTGATATAGGGCATTTTGAGTCAGAACAATTTGTGACTCAACAATTATTTGAAATATTATCACAAAAATTTAGTACATTTGCAATCTCAAAATCTATTGAGAAAACAAACCCGGTAAATTATTTCATTTAAAATATGGCAAAAACCAACGATATTTCAGTTGAAGAGAAGTTAAGAGCTTTATACGATTTGCAGATCATTGATTCTAGATTGGACGAAATCCGAAATACAAGAGGAGAGTTGCCAATCGAAGTAGAGGATCTTGAGATTGAAATCGAAGGTCTTGAAAAAAGAGCTGAAAAGTTTCATGCAGATATCAAAGATCAGGATGATCAGATCAAAACAAAGCATGAGGTAATCAACCACGCAAAAGCTTTAATTGAAAAATACAAATCTCAACAAGATAATGTAAGAAACAATAAAGAATTTGAGGCGTTGAGTAAAGAGATTGAATATCAAGAACTTGAGATTCAATTAGCTGAAAAAAGAATTAAAGAATTCGGTGCTAAAATCGGACACAAAAACGAAACTTTAAGCGAGTTGAACACAAAAATCGATGAGCTTAAAAATCACCTGAAATTCAAAAAAGAAGAATTGGACGGTCTGATTTCTGAAACTCAGAAAGAAGAAGAATATTTAATTGAGCAATCTAAAGTATATGCAGCTAAAATCGACGAGAGATTAATAGCTTCTTACAACAGGATCAGAACAAACTCTCCAAACGGTCTTGCAGTAGTAGGATTGGAAAGAGGTGCTCCAAAAGGATCATTCTTCACAATTCCGCCACAAAAACAAATGGAAATCGCTCAGAGAAAGAAAATCATTATTGATGAGCATTCAGGAAAAATCCTTGTTGACGATGAGTTGGTAATGGAAGAAAACGAAAGAATGAAATCTGTGATTAAATTTTAATTTAATTACCGTTTTTTAAAAATATAAGCTGTTTCTATTGAAGCAGCTTTTTTTATGCACTTTTTATTAAGTTATGGCGATATGTTTGTCATCCTGAAAGGATATCAATAACGCAATTTAACATCATAATTTAGATCCTTTTAAGATGACAAAGTACCGTTTTTAGTTTGTGTAATTAATCAAGAGAATTAGCATGCAAGTAATCAATCTTTAAAAATAAAAAAACCGCTCCAAAATTGAAGCGGCTCTATTTTATCCCTGATGATCATACATCTTGTTGTAAAGATCAATGAATTTCTCTTTAATTGCTTTTCTTTTAAGCTTCAAAGTAGGTGTTAAAAGTCCTGCTTCAATACTCCAGATTTCAGGGGTCAATTCAATTTTTTTGATTTGCTCCCAGTGTCCGAGATGTTCATTGATATCGTCAATTTCCTTTTTGATTCTTTCCTTTAATTCCTGGCTTTTTGCGATTTCCTGTGGCGTTGAGCCGATGCTTAAATTATTTCTCATGGCCCAGCTTTTTGCAAATTCAAAATCAGGCTGTACCAATGCAGTTGGCATTTTTTCTCCATCGCCTACTACCATGATCTGCTCAATAAACTTTGAAGCTTTAGCTAAATTTTCAATTGTCTGGGGAGCAATATATTTTCCTCCGGATGTTTTGAACATTTCCTTTTTACGGTCTGTGATCTGTAAAAATCCCTCTGAATCAACATGTCCGATGTCTCCGGTTTTAAAGTAGCCGTCTTCTGTAAATGTTTCATTGGTCATTTCCTCATTTTTAAAATAACCTTTAAAAACGGATGGTCCTTTTACTGTTATTTCGCCATCTTCCTGAATTTTCACATCCAGATTATCTAATGGCAAGCCAACGGTCCCGATTTTTATCTTCTCAAAGCTGTTTACTGAAATTACGGGTGAAGTTTCTGTCAGTCCATATCCCTCAAGAATAGGGATTCCGGCATTTTGAAACATTAAATTTAATCTTGTAGACAAAGCTGCAGATCCGGAAACCAATGTAATGATTTCGCCTCCCAAACCTTCTCTCCATTTTTTAAACACCAGTTTATCAGCAATGATCTCCTGCAATCCTGAAGGCTTTGAAACGGTTTTCTTTTTAGAAATTAAATCTAATGCCCAGAAGAATATTTTCTGTTTTAAACCTCCTGCAGATGAGCCTGTTGCATAAATTTTATCATAAACCTTTTCCACAAGCCTTGGAACGACACTCATGTAATGTGGTTTCACCTCTTTCACATTTTCACCCATTTTTTCAATACTTTCAGCGAAGTAAATCGAAAAACCGTTGTATTGGAAAAGATAAAATAGCATTCTTTCGAAAATATGGCAGATCGGAAGGAAGCTCAATACTCTGGTATCCTTATAATCAAGACTTTTTTTCTTCGGAATTCTCGGCATTGAGCCTAATACATTGGAAACAATATTGTGATGGGTCAGCATGACGCCCTTCGGTTTTCCTGTAGTTCCTGAAGTATAGATAATGGTCGCCAGATCTTCAGGATTAATGGTATTGGCTAGATCTTCCACTTCGATTTGGGTAGAATCATCCTCTCCGAGATCAAGGATTTCTTTCCAGTTGGCGGCTCCGGTAATCTGTTCAAAGGTAAATATGCCCTGTAATGACGGGATATTGTGCTTTACTTTCATCACTTTGCTTAGAAGATCCTTATCGGACACAAAGCAGTATTTGATTTCGGCATTATTAAAGATAAATTCATAATCTTCCGCAGAAATACTTGGATAAACAGGTACGGAAACTACCCCGATCTGTGAAAGCCCAAGATCCATAATTGCCCATTCTGTACGGGAGTTTGTGGTAATTAAAGCGATTTTATCTCCAGGTTTTATACCTAGTTTTAAAAGTCCTCTTGATATTTTATTTCCTTCATTAATAAACTCCTGCGTCGAAGTTTTTTTCCATTCGCCATGATATTTGGTAACAAACATATCCGCCTTGGGATAATTTTCTAAAGCATAATGAGGTATATCGAATAATCTTTTGATTGTCATGATTTTTTTAAGTATAGTTAAAGGAATTTTAAATATAAGAATTTTTTTGATTAGAAGTTAGTAGGAAATCACATTTTCACCCGGATAATTAGAAAAAAGATAATACAAAGGCGTTGATATGGAGATTTGAATATAATTATTATTCATTAAAATTTATTTTAATCTGCTAATTTTTAATTACTAAGTTCTAACTTCCAATTCTATTTCCAGATTTGCTCAAAAAGTGTAAATTAGCGACCATCTAATTATTCAATTTTTATGGACTTTAATTTATCAGAAGAACAGCTGATGATTCAGCAGGCGGCAAGGGATTTTGCGCAGAACGAATTATTACCGGAAGTAATCGAGAGGGACCGCGACCAGAAGTTTCCTGCAGAACAGGTAAAGAAAATGGGTGAAATGGGACTTTTGGGAATGATGGTAGATCCTAAATACGGTGGCGCAGGAATGGACAGCGTTTCTTATGTTTTGGCGATGGAGGAGATTGCAAAAATTGATGCTTCTGCAGCTGTTGTAATGTCTGTAAACAATTCATTGGTATGTGCAGGACTTGAAAAATTCGCTTCTGAAGAGCAAAAGGTGAAATACCTTACTCCTCTTGCAAGCGGACAGGTAATCGGGGCTTTTGCCTTGTCTGAGCCTGAAGCCGGATCTGATGCTACATCCCAGAAAACTACTGCGGAAGACAAAGGAGATTATTACCTTTTGAATGGTATCAAAAACTGGATCACAAACGGTGGAACAGCGTCTTACTATATCGTCATTGCACAAACGGATCCTGAGAAAAAACATAAAGGAATCAACGCATTCATCGTTGAAAGAGGATGGGAAGGTTTTGAAATCGGCCCAAAAGAAGATAAGTTGGGAATCAGAGGAAGTGATACGCATTCTTTGATCTTCAACAACGTAAAAGTACCGAAGGAAAACAGAATCGGGGAAGATGGTTTCGGATTCAATTTTGCGATGGCTGTACTGAACGGAGGAAGAATCGGTATTGCTTCTCAGGCCTTAGGTATCGCTTCAGGAGCTTATGAATTGGCTTTAAAATATGCTAAAACAAGAAAAGCTTTCAAAACTGAAATTATCAATCACCAGGCTATTGCTTTCAAATTAGCCGATATGGCAACTCAAATTATGGCTGCAAGAATGCTTTGCTACAAAGCGGCTGTAGAAAAAGACGCCGGAAAAGATATTTCCGAAATTGGGGCTATGGCAAAGTTATATTCTTCTCAAGTGGCGATGGATACAACGATTGAAGCAGTACAGATCCACGGTGGATACGGATATGTAAAAGAATATCACGTAGAAAGAATGATGAGGGATGCGAAAATCACCCAAATCTATGAAGGAACTTCTGAAATCCAGAAAATTGTGATTTCCAGAAGTATTTCAAAATAAGCTAAAACATTTTATCATGAAAAAATCTTTGTGGATCACGCTGGGTATAGTATTTCTTTTATTAGGAGTATTTGTCTGGTATAAATATTTCTTCGTTTTCGGAGAAGGAGTAAAATCCGGATACCTGAATTATGCCATCAAAAAAGGGTACGTTTTCAAAACTTATGAAGGCAAGCTGATTCAGGAAGGTTTCGGAAGGGGAAAAACCGGAAGTATTACAAGCTATGAATTTGAATTTTCCGTTTCAGATTCTGAGGTTTTCAAACAATTGGAAATGAACAGTGGAAAAACTTTCGATCTTCATTACAAAGAATACAAAGGAGCTTTGCCCTGGAGAGGAAACACAAAGTATGTCGTAGATAAAATAGTCAATATGAAATAGTAAAAGGCTCTCGGATGAGAGCCTTTTACATTACACACGAACCACAAAATATTATATATTGTTTATTCTTTGATGGAATTATTTGAGCTTAGTTAAAAAATGATATTCAAATTTTTTAATGTTTAACCGAAATTATAAATAATATTTTTTCTAAAAACGGGGTTTTGATTAAAATATTATTAAAAATAAAATTGTCAGAAAGCTGATAAATAATTAGTCAGGTTTATTATCAGACGTGTTTTTGTTTCTCTTTTTATAAAAGTAATATCCAATCCCTGCAATTAAAAATAACGGCCAAAGTGGAAGAATAAAAAGGAAAATCGAAGTGATGACATTCCAGCCTGAAGAAATAGCGGCAAAAGATTTGTCACCGAATGTTTTGGGTTCTTTGCTTTCTGCATACTCTCCATCCCTTCCATACAGAGTAATATCAACTTCACACATGGTATTTTGTACAAAATCCTGCCCGGAAAGCTCGATACTTTT
This region includes:
- a CDS encoding Nif3-like dinuclear metal center hexameric protein, with the protein product MKLRTVISKIEERIQIHQAEDFDNVGLLCGSWDRDVSGILVCHDALENVVDEAIQKNCNLIVCFHPIIFSGLKSLTGKNYVERAVLKAIENKIAIYAIHTAFDNDFFGVNWGICNQLGLKNVKILQPKKNNLKQLTVFVPKDHSEKVREALFSAGAGNIGFYDECSFTINGNGTFRPIEGSNPFSGQQNIRENADEDMISVIFEDYKQGQIVSAMKNAHPYEEVAHQIYSLDNSNQYSGLGMYGDFEEPMEEKYFLKFVKEKFNLEVIRHSDFNNKKIKRVGVLGGSGASGIRSAISRKCDAYLTGDVKYHDFFLAEAKMLICDIGHFESEQFVTQQLFEILSQKFSTFAISKSIEKTNPVNYFI
- a CDS encoding zinc ribbon domain-containing protein — encoded protein: MAKTNDISVEEKLRALYDLQIIDSRLDEIRNTRGELPIEVEDLEIEIEGLEKRAEKFHADIKDQDDQIKTKHEVINHAKALIEKYKSQQDNVRNNKEFEALSKEIEYQELEIQLAEKRIKEFGAKIGHKNETLSELNTKIDELKNHLKFKKEELDGLISETQKEEEYLIEQSKVYAAKIDERLIASYNRIRTNSPNGLAVVGLERGAPKGSFFTIPPQKQMEIAQRKKIIIDEHSGKILVDDELVMEENERMKSVIKF
- a CDS encoding AMP-dependent synthetase/ligase — its product is MTIKRLFDIPHYALENYPKADMFVTKYHGEWKKTSTQEFINEGNKISRGLLKLGIKPGDKIALITTNSRTEWAIMDLGLSQIGVVSVPVYPSISAEDYEFIFNNAEIKYCFVSDKDLLSKVMKVKHNIPSLQGIFTFEQITGAANWKEILDLGEDDSTQIEVEDLANTINPEDLATIIYTSGTTGKPKGVMLTHHNIVSNVLGSMPRIPKKKSLDYKDTRVLSFLPICHIFERMLFYLFQYNGFSIYFAESIEKMGENVKEVKPHYMSVVPRLVEKVYDKIYATGSSAGGLKQKIFFWALDLISKKKTVSKPSGLQEIIADKLVFKKWREGLGGEIITLVSGSAALSTRLNLMFQNAGIPILEGYGLTETSPVISVNSFEKIKIGTVGLPLDNLDVKIQEDGEITVKGPSVFKGYFKNEEMTNETFTEDGYFKTGDIGHVDSEGFLQITDRKKEMFKTSGGKYIAPQTIENLAKASKFIEQIMVVGDGEKMPTALVQPDFEFAKSWAMRNNLSIGSTPQEIAKSQELKERIKKEIDDINEHLGHWEQIKKIELTPEIWSIEAGLLTPTLKLKRKAIKEKFIDLYNKMYDHQG
- a CDS encoding acyl-CoA dehydrogenase is translated as MDFNLSEEQLMIQQAARDFAQNELLPEVIERDRDQKFPAEQVKKMGEMGLLGMMVDPKYGGAGMDSVSYVLAMEEIAKIDASAAVVMSVNNSLVCAGLEKFASEEQKVKYLTPLASGQVIGAFALSEPEAGSDATSQKTTAEDKGDYYLLNGIKNWITNGGTASYYIVIAQTDPEKKHKGINAFIVERGWEGFEIGPKEDKLGIRGSDTHSLIFNNVKVPKENRIGEDGFGFNFAMAVLNGGRIGIASQALGIASGAYELALKYAKTRKAFKTEIINHQAIAFKLADMATQIMAARMLCYKAAVEKDAGKDISEIGAMAKLYSSQVAMDTTIEAVQIHGGYGYVKEYHVERMMRDAKITQIYEGTSEIQKIVISRSISK